From Micromonospora echinospora, one genomic window encodes:
- a CDS encoding SigB/SigF/SigG family RNA polymerase sigma factor yields MTAPTITKPATTSTPAATEKLDPRALTDSAAELLNAMAALPADHPSRAALRDRAIEAWLPLANHLAHRYSGRGEPTDDLAQTAAVGLIKAIDKFDPSRGVDFAGYAIPTIIGELKRHFRDRTWDIRVPRRLQELRLAISDANSSLLQTLGRSPTVADIAAHLKLTEEEVLEGLEGARAYNAVSLSTPTGDGDRATELGDMLGGEDNEFELAELRVALGPALATLDEREQKILTLRFYGNLTQSQIAEQIGVSQMHVSRLLARALTKLRGQLDGTY; encoded by the coding sequence ATGACCGCGCCAACGATCACGAAGCCGGCGACCACCAGCACACCCGCCGCCACCGAGAAGCTCGACCCGCGCGCCCTCACCGACAGTGCCGCCGAGTTGCTCAACGCCATGGCCGCGCTGCCCGCCGACCACCCGTCGCGGGCCGCCCTGCGCGACCGGGCCATCGAGGCCTGGCTCCCGCTCGCCAACCACCTCGCCCACCGCTACAGCGGTCGCGGCGAGCCCACCGACGACCTGGCCCAGACCGCCGCCGTCGGTCTGATCAAGGCGATCGACAAGTTCGACCCCAGCCGCGGCGTCGACTTCGCCGGTTACGCCATCCCCACCATCATCGGCGAGCTGAAGCGGCACTTCCGCGACCGCACCTGGGACATCCGGGTGCCGCGTCGCCTCCAGGAGCTGCGGCTGGCCATCTCCGACGCCAACAGTTCCCTGTTGCAGACGCTGGGCCGTTCGCCGACGGTCGCGGACATCGCCGCCCACCTCAAGCTCACCGAGGAAGAGGTGCTGGAGGGTCTGGAGGGCGCCCGCGCGTACAACGCGGTGTCGCTGTCCACCCCGACCGGCGACGGCGACCGCGCCACCGAGCTGGGTGACATGCTCGGCGGCGAGGACAACGAATTCGAGCTGGCCGAGCTGCGGGTGGCCCTCGGTCCGGCGCTGGCCACGCTCGACGAGCGGGAGCAGAAGATCCTCACCCTCCGGTTCTACGGCAACCTCACCCAGTCGCAGATCGCCGAGCAGATCGGTGTGTCGCAGATGCACGTCTCCCGGCTGCTGGCCCGCGCGTTGACCAAGCTGCGCGGCCAACTCGACGGCACCTACTGA